One genomic window of Capricornis sumatraensis isolate serow.1 chromosome 15, serow.2, whole genome shotgun sequence includes the following:
- the SLC32A1 gene encoding vesicular inhibitory amino acid transporter, whose protein sequence is MATLLRSKLSNVATSVSNKSQAKVSGMFARMGFQAATDEEAVGFAHCDDLDFEHRQGLQMDILKSEGEPCGDEGAEPPVEGDIHYQRGGGAPLPPSGSKDQALGAGGEFGGHDKPKITAWEAGWNVTNAIQGMFVLGLPYAILHGGYLGLFLIIFAAVVCCYTGKILIACLYEENEDGEVVRVRDSYVAIANACCAPRFPTLGGRVVNVAQIIELVMTCILYVVVSGNLMYNSFPGLPVSQKSWSIIATAVLLPCAFLKNLKAVSKFSLLCTLAHFVINILVIAYCLSRARDWAWEKVKFYIDVKKFPISIGIIVFSYTSQIFLPSLEGNMQQPSEFHCMMNWTHIAACVLKGLFALVAYLTWADETKEVITDNLPGSIRAVVNIFLVAKALLSYPLPFFAAVEVLEKSLFQEGSRAFFPACYGGDGRLKSWGLTLRCALVVFTLLMAIYVPHFALLMGLTGSLTGAGLCFLLPSLFHLRLLWRKLLWHQVFFDVAIFVIGGICSVSGFVHSLEGLIEAYRTNAED, encoded by the exons ATGGCCACCCTGCTCCGCAGCAAGCTGTCCAATGTGGCCACATCCGTGTCCAACAAGTCCCAGGCCAAGGTGAGCGGCATGTTCGCCAGGATGGGTTTTCAGGCGGCCACCGACGAGGAGGCGGTGGGCTTCGCACACTGCGACGACCTCGACTTTGAGCACCGTCAGGGCTTGCAGATGGACATCCTGAAAAGCGAAGGCGAGCCCTGCGGGGACGAGGGCGCCGAACCACCCGTCGAGGGAGACATCCATTACCAGCGCGGCGGTGGCGCGCCCCTGCCGCCCTCGGGCTCCAAGGACCAGGCCCTAGGAGCTGGTGGCGAGTTCGGAGGCCACGACAAGCCTAAGATCACGGCGTGGGAGGCAGGCTGGAACGTGACCAACGCTATCCAG GGTATGTTCGTGCTGGGCCTGCCCTACGCCATCCTGCACGGCGGCTACCTGGGATTGTTCCTTATCATCTTCGCCGCCGTGGTGTGCTGCTACACCGGCAAGATCCTCATCGCCTGCCTGTACGAGGAGAACGAGGACGGCGAGGTGGTGCGCGTGCGGGACTCGTACGTGGCCATTGCCAACGCCTGCTGCGCCCCGCGCTTCCCCACGCTGGGCGGCCGTGTGGTGAACGTAGCGCAGATCATCGAGCTGGTGATGACTTGCATCCTGTACGTGGTGGTGAGCGGCAACCTCATGTACAACAGCTTCCCGGGGCTGCCCGTGTCGCAGAAGTCCTGGTCCATCATCGCCACGGCGGTACTGCTGCCTTGCGCCTTCCTTAAGAACCTCAAGGCCGTGTCCAAGTTCAGTCTGCTGTGCACATTGGCCCACTTCGTCATCAACATTCTGGTCATTGCCTACTGCCTGTCGCGGGCACGCGATTGGGCCTGGGAGAAGGTCAAGTTTTACATCGACGTCAAGAAGTTTCCCATCTCCATCGGCATCATCGTGTTCAGCTACACGTCGCAGATTTTCCTGCCTTCTCTGGAGGGCAACATGCAGCAGCCCAGCGAGTTCCACTGCATGATGAACTGGACGCACATCGCCGCCTGCGTGCTCAAAGGCCTCTTCGCGCTCGTCGCCTACCTCACCTGGGCCGATGAGACCAAGGAGGTCATCACGGATAACCTGCCCGGGTCCATCCGCGCCGTGGTCAACATCTTCCTGGTGGCCAAGGCGCTGCTGTCCTACCCCTTGCCCTTCTTCGCTGCTGTCGAGGTGCTGGAGAAGTCGCTTTTCCAGGAAGGCAGCCGCGCCTTCTTCCCCGCTTGCTACGGCGGCGACGGGCGCCTCAAGTCGTGGGGGCTGACGCTGCGCTGCGCGCTGGTGGTCTTCACGCTGCTCATGGCCATCTACGTGCCGCACTTCGCGCTGCTCATGGGCCTCACCGGCAGCCTCACGGGCGCCGGCCTCTGCTTCCTGCTGCCCAGCCTCTTCCATCTGCGCCTGCTCTGGCGCAAGCTGCTGTGGCACCAGGTCTTCTTCGACGTCGCCATCTTCGTCATCGGCGGCATCTGCAGCGTGTCCGGCTTCGTGCACTCTCTGGAGGGCCTCATTGAGGCCTACCGAACCAACGCGGAGGACTAG